The sequence below is a genomic window from Uranotaenia lowii strain MFRU-FL chromosome 2, ASM2978415v1, whole genome shotgun sequence.
TAAGGGTTCATTTGAAGTCAGTTTAAGTTATTATCTTATTTCATTAGTTCGTATTCACAAAATTCAAGACTTTTGCTCCGTGTCACCGTTAGggcttcttttttattttattgttttttttttctaactttgtgtttttgtgtcTACGAGTGAATGTATGTTCTACTTTTGATCGCCAAATTGAGTTGTCTGAAGTTTGTTGTCTCAATCGTTCCCTCTTTCGCTATCATATGGATGTTTTGTCTGAATATTAAGgtattaattttatgaaaaattgtcCTACTGCATCTTACGCTgcgtctgaaaaaaaaagatttttttgctaGTGTGATTTGCGCTTTTGCTGGAGCAACTGCGATTCCGTTGTTTGTTGTCTTGTGGTGCCAGGCGACGATGACGATGAGGCAGTAGGAACAGATCCCTTTCTGGATGCTGCAACCGACCCCATTTGATGTTGTTGCATCATACGATGGCTCAGCTCTAACGGGGGCGGCATCAACAGTGGCAAACTTGTTCTTTTCACTACTGGCCTACCACCGGCGGTATTAGTGGGTCTTGGTGGGTGATGAGGAAGCGTAGCAGTTTTGTCCTTATCCGAAACAGGTGATATCTGCTGTTCACCTTCCGCGGAATCGGATTCGTCGTCGAGTTTAGGTTTCCggctgttttttttcattttcgcgGAAGCATAAGTTCCATCATTAGTCggcccttttttattttttttttcaatttagtcacCAGGTTCATTCACTTTTCATGTTGCAGTTATAGACTCTATGAATGTTTAGCAGCACATatgtaatttaaattatttgatagaaattttcagtttgcacatagaaaaattgatgaatgttttgaatgcttaacatttatttttatgtctACAAGTTTCAACTGTATGGCTAGGGACGGTTCGGAGTGTGTATAACCGCGGTCAATTTAGATGCATATAAAACTTGCTtcgttcaaaatatttgaacaccGTATCCCCGCTCAGACAGACTAGCGCTTGTAATGAATTTGAGTTACTATTTTGAATTAGTAGTTTCAAGTTTTTGTCCCTAAATATGCATGAAGagtcaaaaaataaactttggtACGAAACACTTGCATGAACTGGGAAAAATAAgaacagcaacaaaaacaaataaaaaacaataagaaATCAAGGAAGGTACTTGGAAAAATTtggtggtaaagtgtcataaataaacctaaaaaaaaaaaacttggaaaaatggTCTCAATCATGAGGTTTTTGTTTCTGGGTCTCATCTTTCTAAGCGATTAAATGCAGACGATTCATGTAACCTATTGAACGAACTTCAAGAGTGTCAATATTAATACATTATCGTCATATCGCTTGTTAGTCGTTATTGGTCAACCGGTATTCGGCCTAAAACAGGTTGCCTCCATGCCACACAATGCATTAGGAGGTCATAATAATCCTCCCGGTAGCATTTTGCAACGTTGTGTCCATTTCCTTCAGTGAGATGACATAAAATTATTATCAACTGTCATAATTGTAATACAAATTCGAACGATTTGTATTCAAATACTTAATGACATTACTATAATTGTGCGAGCAGGTTTAGAAACGTtagaaaagtattaaaaatgtggaattttttATCAGTCATGATTGAAAAAtgctattatttttatgaaaaaaaaaccaacaaacataATTTACACTCTACAGCAAACATTAACCAGGCAAAGACtttgacaaaaatcaataagaaacaaaaaaacgaaaaagagGAGAAACCAACGAGTGATGCAGAAACGAAGGGTAATGCAAACAAATACTCACAGTCGGAGTAAGCGTAAGACTTTCGACCATTTGCCCTtaaaatttgctgtttttggcCAGTTTTTGGAAGCCACCTAGGCGATAGGTTAAAGAGATCCGTTCAttaatttgaaaacacaaaaacacttgcGAACACGTCGCAAGCAGGATGAATAGAAGTTTAGATAAAGGGACCTGAATTTTCTGCagccaaaaattatgttcaatttatttttgatttccgGGGTAGGaggtatatttttcaatcattctttTGTATTTGCCATTTAGTATGCGTCACAAAAAATACTTTCTAGAGATATACGTTCATTATTTTGCATAGCAATGTAACCAATAAATCAACTTCGCGACATTCTTTACGAAAACTGTATTCATTAGTTGGATAATTTGTCCCAATGCTGTTCCTTTTCGTTTCTCTTGTGAACCTAATTATTTATTGTGAACTCAATCCTGCTGTTTTGTAGCGATAAATAAACTAATAAATCATTTCAGTGGAGTTCAAAAGATTTTGATACGTTTAACTATCTGTGTCACAAAAAACATTGAACcactttgttaaaataaattccTTTATTCCGACACAGCGTCTAAATCGAGGAGCAGGAgaacaaaaactataatttttcttCCTTCAAGCGAAGCACAATTTTTATTTCGGCGAAATGAGTAACGAGAATAATTAAAACAGTATCGCTATTGGATGTCAATCAATGCATAATAAACTTTATTCTCTTAATTTTGCTATATGAATCAccttggaaaaataaaataaaaagacgAGAAAGCTGATGAGGATTTGCGATAATAATGAGCTGGCTTCTTACTGCTTGCTGATAAGAAGGAAAACATTACgtgatattcaatgttttttttttaaatttaaaccgtTATGAATCCTTCATTGAGTCGCATTTGATGTTTGCTTCTATTGTTTTATCTGATGCTGGTATCTGATCAAGTTCTACTACAAAACGCACCCTCACGTAAGCTCCAgcgttttgtttatattttcataTTATGAAGTTATTCctgaacattatttttttcctaaacaagttttgctgtttgtttgtgtgtATTGTGATTTTGTTTTACATGCTAGTCCTTTAAATTAATGTTAAATTGTTTCTTGTTGTATGCATTTTCCTCAGAGTTGTATTATTTGCTTCAACTTTGTAAGTCATCATGTTTTGTTTAACTTGATTTTAAACGTGTgttgttttacctttttttttttaaatatacctcTTCTTAGCTATTCTCagtttatttctttttgtttttaccGTAACCTCGGGGCGGAGTTACCGGTCGTCCAGAGTTTATGCCACCGTATTGAAACTTACGTTTGTCAGCTGGTTTCAGAATCTGGAAGGAACACATCAGCGTGTCGTCAACAGACATCATTGCtcctgagaagaaaaaaaaagggttaataaaaattaaactttatagAAAGACCAGGTTCCTTACCGGCATTATCGAACTCGCCACAGTAGTTGGGAGCCGAGAAAAGCGTAACCAATTGGCGTTTGGCGAAGAACTCGTAACCATCCTCGACCACCTGGTGGGCTCGGCATATCAAATCGAAGTCATGTTTACTCAAGAATTTGCCAACAATCTGAAATGATCAAAAGAAGCATAGTTtgttggaaaattattttgcttttGTGACGTTAGAAATTCACTGGGAAAGTGTTTGATGGATTGTATTTTTCCTTTCACGTAAAACTTCAACACAGTGAATTTAATTGAATATGTTTTTTGCTTTCAAACCGTGAATATTAGGGTATAATATTATTAAAAcctaattcaaaataatgctCGCTATGCTATGACTGCAAGCTGGTATTCTTGGaattttttagtttagtttagtttagtattttttagcttagttgaatttatgattatttaGAATAATTGAATCTACTCAAGCGCGATTACAAAAAGTGGATTCTACTCAAATAACACCTTAAAATAATCATTCAGAGAAAACGTCAAATATCTGATTTTATATTCTCAACAAAAGAATTGCGGATTATGTAAGGATTTTAaggattattataaaaaaaatagtttcgatTCATGAGAACTTTGCCAATATAAATCACAGCGTCTCCAATCAGCCGCAATAGGTTAATAAGATGACGACGAACTGTTTCTAGTCTTCTGTGTACAAATCCCAGAGCACGATTATGCGACATGGTCAATATTCCAGAGCGGTTTATGAATAATGAATAGACAAACAATCTAGAGCAATCCATCTCGTATAACTTGAATGGACACTTCGTGCAAGTTGCTGATATGTAAAATGCACTAACAATGGACATATACACTGTAGACTATTCAAGTAGGTAGTGCATTTTCGTTCCAACACACGCGGAAACACGTGCTGCTTCGCGATAATCAAACTTCTCTTCGCCGGATGACAATAATTATCAATCTTAAGTGGAAGGCTGTTGTAGTTTGTTGAGCATTAGTTTTCAAAAAACGTTTCATGTTTTTAAGATTCCAGCAGACTTTGAGTCAAAAAAAATAGCAATCAAAAAACTTACATCCACTCCAAACGTAAAGCTGACGCCACGATCATTCTCGCCATAGCCGTTGGTGTCCTTGTCCGGGTCAGACCACAGAAGATCACACAGCAGTCCCTGATCGGGTACGTCCGTCGGTCTCATGATGCGCCGAATTTGTTCCATCGATTGTAGATCAGGACTGAGACCGCCGTGGcagcagaaaattttctcgtCCACGATGGCTGCCACCGGTAAACAGTTGAAGCAATCGGTGAAAGTTTTCCACATCTTGATGTTGTAGCGCCGCTTGCACTCATCGTAGAACCTGTTGGGTACCGGAAAAGGAGCAATTTTAATAAGTTACAGAAGATATGCGAGGAATGGAAATAAGCTATGATACTGGCACAAACTTCATCATCTTGATAAAATTATCGTAAAATTACAatgcttaaattttttcattcgcATTTAGTTTACTGATTCAGTAAATTATTTCATTCCCTCTTTCTGCCGGGTAAGATTGATTAATTAATCT
It includes:
- the LOC129744746 gene encoding serine/threonine-protein phosphatase alpha-2 isoform, with amino-acid sequence MSDPDALNIDHLIAMLLEVRGARPGKNVQLSESEIRGLCLKSREIFLSQPILLELEAPLKICGDIHGQYYDLLRLFEYGSFPPESNYLFLGDYVDRGKQSLETICLLLAYKIKYPENFFLLRGNHECASINRIYGFYDECKRRYNIKMWKTFTDCFNCLPVAAIVDEKIFCCHGGLSPDLQSMEQIRRIMRPTDVPDQGLLCDLLWSDPDKDTNGYGENDRGVSFTFGVDIVGKFLSKHDFDLICRAHQVVEDGYEFFAKRQLVTLFSAPNYCGEFDNAGAMMSVDDTLMCSFQILKPADKRKFQYGGINSGRPVTPPRGYGKNKKK